A region of Vigna radiata var. radiata cultivar VC1973A chromosome 6, Vradiata_ver6, whole genome shotgun sequence DNA encodes the following proteins:
- the LOC106763201 gene encoding probable inactive receptor kinase At5g53320, translated as MSLSNAQIEKHAAVLAHSFRQQIKKKLKMQNTRGFSMLRLFLIAILFFIIECAGGELSESESFFNFLRAVDPQNVLNKTTLVGSPSHSCLVKLNGVRCDSNATNIVHIRLENLNLSGTIDADSLCRLKKLRVVSLANNNIRGTIPPSILHCTRLTHLNLTSNQLSGRLSKALTKLKHLRNLDISNNNFSGMIPSKQQYRRLVSYYVTPNVKLESNSTKEGLKESDRNTMQQPTPDSLSDSADKALRPNKGTTILVVLLLGTVVLVLSLYFLVRKSLDLTERREVVKEKHDVSKDLSTEVQEVNQKEGDSKLVFFVEDRERFTMEDLLRANADLRSEGFCSSLYKVKLENNDHYAVKRLKNLQVSLEEFGETLRKISNLKHQNILPLVGYRSTSEEKFVIYKYQNNGSLLNLLKDYIAGRKDFPWKLRLNIACGIARGLAFIYRKSDEKEEVIPHGNLKPSNILLDENNEPLISEHGLSKFMDPNRGFLFSSQGYTAPEKSLTEKGDVYSFGMILLELLTGKSIEVSRIDLARWVRSMVREEWTGEVFDKEVRENEHQWAFPLLNIALLCVSRFQETRPTTVDILQKIEEVMDQHEQYQERFASKCCSSGSTRDECCSLHKIIPETWDSPGSNY; from the exons ATGTCGTTATCTAATGCACAAATAGAGAAGCATGCAGCAGTACTAGCACATTCATTTCGACAGCAGATAAAGAAGAAGCTGAAAATGCAGAACACAAGAGGTTTTTCTATGTTGAGGCTATTTCTCATTGCTATCCTTTTCTTTATCATAGAATGTGCAGGAGGTGAGTTATCAGAATCTGAGTCTTTCTTCAATTTCCTGAGAGCAGTTGATCCCCAAAACGTGCTTAACAAAACTACCTTGGTTGGATCACCATCACATTCGTGCTTGGTCAAGTTGAATGGTGTAAGATGTGACTCAAATGCTACTAATATTGTACATATAAGGCTTGAGAACTTGAACCTTAGTGGCACGATTGATGCAGATTCACTATGCAGGCTCAAAAAGTTAAGAGTGGTGAGCTTGGCTAACAACAACATCAGAGGAACCATTCCACCTTCCATTTTGCATTGTACAAGGTTGACACATTTGAATTTAACCAGCAATCAATTGAGTGGGAGGTTGTCAAAGGCcttaacaaaattgaaacatcTAAGGAACTTGGACATCTCCAATAACAACTTTTCTGGTATGATCCCAAGTAAACAGCAATATAGGCGATTGGTTAGTTACTACGTGACACCAAATGTTAAGTTGGAAAGCAATAGTACCAAAGAGGGGCTAAAAGAAAGTGACAGAAACACAATGCAGCAACCAACACCAGATTCTTTATCAGACAGTGCTGATAAAGCTTTAAGGCCAAATAAAGGGACAACAATTTTGGTGGTGTTACTTTTGGGCACTGTGGTGCTTGTGTTATCCCTTTACTTTCTGGTAAGAAAGTCATTAGATTTAACTGAAAGGAGAGAGGTAGTTAAAGAGAAACATGATGTGTCAAAGGATCTATCTACAGAAGTTCAAGAGGTGAACCAAAAGGAAGGAGATTCTAAGCttgttttctttgttgaagATCGTGAAAGGTTCACAATGGAGGACCTGCTTCGAGCCAATGCTGATTTGAGGAGTGAAGGCTTTTGCAGCAGCCTTTACAAGGTGAAGTTGGAGAACAATGATCACTATGCAGTCAAAAGATTGAAGAATCTGCAGGTTTCCTTGGAAGAATTTGGTGAAACATTGAGGAAGATTAGTAACTTGAAGCATCAAAATATCCTCCCCCTTGTTGGTTATCGTTCCACCAGTGAAGAAAAATTCGTTATTTACAAATATCAGAACAATGGAAGCCTGCTTAATCTGTTAAAGG ATTACATAGCAGGTAGAAAAGATTTCCCATGGAAACTGCGTCTGAATATAGCATGTGGAATTGCAAGGGGTTTAGCCTTCATATATAGGAAGTCAGATGAGAAGGAGGAGGTCATTCCTCATGGAAATCTGAAGCCATCAAACATCCTTCTAGATGAGAACAATGAGCCACTAATAAGTGAGCATGGTTTATCAAAATTCATGGATCCAAATAGAGGTTTTCTGTTTTCCTCACAGGGATACACAGCTCCTGAAAAGAGCCTAACAGAAAAGGGTGATGTCTACAGCTTTGGAATGATTTTGCTTGAACTGCTAACAGGAAAAAGCATAGAGGTTAGCAGAATAGACCTTGCAAGATGGGTGAGGTCGATGGTGAGGGAGGAATGGACAGGAGAAGTCTTTGACAAGGAAGTTAGGGAGAATGAGCATCAATGGGCGTTTCCTCTTCTGAACATAGCCCTCTTGTGTGTGTCACGTTTCCAAGAAACAAGGCCAACCACTGTGGATATTCTGCAGAAGATAGAGGAGGTCATGGATCAACATGAACAATATCAGGAACGTTTTGCTTCCAAATGCTGTTCCAGTGGATCCACCCGTGACGAATGTTGTTCACTGCACAAAATCATACCTGAAACATGGGATTCTCCAGGATCAAATTATTGA
- the LOC106764923 gene encoding heterogeneous nuclear ribonucleoprotein 1, whose amino-acid sequence MESDLGKLFIGGISWDTDEERLREYFGKYGEVIEAVIMRDRTTGRARGFGFVVFSDPVVAERVIMDKHIIDGRTVEAKKAVPRDDQITVNRQSGTIQGSPGPGRTKKIFVGGLPSTITESDFKKYFDQFGTITDVVVMYDHNTQRPRGFGFITYDSEEAVDRVLYKTFHELNGKMVEVKRAVPKELSPGPSRSPLVGYNYGLNRTGSLLNSYAQGFNMSPIGNYGVKMEGRFSPLTSARNGFTPFGSNGYGMGVNLDSGLNPSYGGTSGYGGSLGYGRINPLYNGNPNRYTTPIGNSGGSGRSDALMNSASRSVWGNGGLNSAAANNPSSPHNYLGSGSGAFGVSIGNSGANWGSSVPTQGGGAASGYSTWGNTYEGGDNSIGLGGGGYGRNSSPSVPQSSTFTAPTGGYEGSYGDLYRSGSVYSDSTWQSAASEIDASGSFGYGGLGGIASDDPVKSSEGFIGNYHVISRQTNRGIAA is encoded by the exons ATGGAATCGGATCTTGGCAAGCTCTTCATTGGGGGAATTTCCTGGGACACTGATGAGGAACGTCTCAGAGAGTATTTTGGGAAATATGGAGAGGTAATCGAGGCTGTGATCATGAGAGATCGCACAACAGGTCGTGCTCGTGGTTTCGGATTTGTTGTCTTTTCGGATCCTGTTGTTGCTGAACGAGTCATCATGGATAAGCACATAATTGATGGCCGCACA GTTGAAGCTAAGAAAGCTGTTCCTAGGGACGATCAGATCACTGTAAACAGACAGTCTGGTACCATCCAAGGATCTCCAGGTCCTGGACGCACCAAAAAGATTTTTGTCGGAGGTTTACCATCAACAATCACAGAGAGTGATTTTAAAAAGTACTTTGATCAGTTTGGTACAATTACTGATGTTGTTGTAATGTATGATCACAATACCCAGAGGCCGAGAGGTTTTGGCTTCATCACATATGATTCAGAAGAAGCTGTGGACAGAGTTCTCTATAAAACCTTTCATGAACTCAATGGAAAGATGGTTGAGGTCAAGAGGGCAGTTCCCAAAGAGCTTTCGCCTGGACCTAGCCGGAGCCCATTGGTAGGATATAACTATGGCCTGAATAGGACCGGTAGCTTACTAAATAGTTATGCTCAGGGTTTCAATATGAGTCCAATTGGAAATTATGGTGTCAAAATGGAAGGAAGGTTCAGTCCACTTACTAGTGCTAGAAATGGGTTTACCCCATTTGGCTCCAATGGTTATGGAATGGGAGTGAATTTGGATTCAGGATTGAACCCAAGCTATGGAGGGACTTCTGGTTATGGTGGCAGTCTTGGATATGGTCGGATAAATCCCTTATACAATGGCAACCCAAACAGATATACCACTCCTATTGGCAATAGTGGGGGAAGTGGGAGAAGTGATGCTCTAATGAACTCGGCTTCTCGGAGTGTTTGGGGAAATGGGGGCCTGAACAGTGCTGCTGCCAATAATCCATCCAGCCCTCATAATTACTTGGGATCCGGAAGTGGGGCTTTTGGTGTTTCAATTGGAAATAGTGGCGCAAATTGGGGTTCATCAGTTCCAACTCAGGGAGGAGGGGCTGCTTCTGGGTATAGTACTTGGGGTAACACTTATGAAGGTGGGGATAACAGCATTGGTTTAGGAGGGGGAGGGTATGGAAGGAACAGCAGTCCAAGTGTGCCTCAATCCTCAACATTTACTGCACCAACTGGTGGTTATGAAGGATCTTATGGGGACTTGTACCGCAGTGGTTCAGTTTACAGTGACTCAACTTGGCAGTCTGCTGCTTCTGAAATAGATGCTTCTGGTTCGTTTGGTTATGGTGGGCTTGGTGGTATAGCTTCAGATGATCCAGTAAAGAGTTCTGAAGGTTTCATTGGAAACTACCATGTAATAAGTAGACAAACTAATAGAG GAATTGCTGCGTAG
- the LOC106765068 gene encoding uncharacterized protein LOC106765068, translated as MESPQSVVSPFKNSVLGEAEKYKSDIYKQSSGPFSKDIEVNGKEAVRSNSEDFIGAVDVYIHQARDIHNICIYHKQDVYAKISLTSNPENTVSTKTINGGGRNPVFNENLRLSVRTVDSAVKCEIWMLSRVKNYLEDQLLGFALVPLSEVLMKDGKLEKEFSLSSTDLFHSPAGFVQLSLAYTGTSPDVIAISAMPTELAANGTDKDSENCESLVRDLDKIEFPDPKIVNEDHLMVSEYFGIPCEESQCSGSLTTNDTENLSPEAGVQLVESFSACSVESAQPPKVDSPPTSVSTNGVSSPSVAVSSDSSDTAAAVVAASKSPNQEQVSANKEKNGETDSSNGVVNESFPKPVVTVNIEPESNVVQQDIVDMYMKSMQQFTESLAKMKLPMDFESGPTSSGNSSSEQKIQTPKSSNSRVFYGSRAFF; from the coding sequence ATGGAATCCCCACAGTCTGTTGTGTCACCATTCAAGAACTCTGTCTTGGGTGAGGCTGAGAAGTACAAGTCTGATATTTACAAGCAAAGCTCGGGTCCTTTCTCTAAGGACATTGAAGTAAACGGAAAGGAAGCTGTCAGGTCCAATTCAGAGGACTTCATTGGTGCTGTTGATGTTTACATTCATCAGGCCAGGGACATTCATAACATCTGCATATACCACAAGCAAGATGTTTATGCTAAAATTAGCCTGACTAGTAATCCCGAGAATACCGTCTCTACCAAGACCATCAATGGAGGAGGAAGGAACCCTGTCTTTAATGAGAATCTTCGTCTAAGCGTTAGGACAGTTGATTCTGCTGTAAAGTGTGAAATCTGGATGCTGAGCAGGGTGAAGAATTATCTTGAAGATCAATTGCTTGGCTTTGCTTTGGTGCCTTTGTCAGAAGTGCTGATGAAGGACGGCAAACTAGAGAAAGAGTTCTCTCTTTCCTCAACTGATCTATTCCATTCACCGGCCGGTTTTGTGCAGTTGTCTCTCGCCTACACTGGCACTTCGCCTGATGTTATTGCAATTTCTGCAATGCCTACTGAGTTGGCTGCAAATGGCACTGACAAGGACTCTGAAAATTGCGAATCACTGGTCAGAGATTTAGACAAGATTGAATTCCCGGATCCAAAAATTGTAAATGAAGACCACTTGATGGTTTCAGAATACTTCGGTATTCCATGTGAGGAGAGTCAGTGTTCTGGTAGCTTGACCACTAATGATACTGAAAATCTGAGTCCTGAAGCAGGTGTTCAGCTTGTGGAGAGCTTCTCAGCATGCAGTGTTGAGTCTGCACAACCTCCTAAGGTTGATTCTCCACCTACAAGTGTGTCAACAAATGGAGTTTCATCTCCTTCAGTGGCTGTAAGCTCAGACTCATCTGATactgctgctgctgttgttgctgctTCCAAGTCTCCAAATCAGGAACAAGTTTCGGCCAACAAAGAGAAAAATGGTGAGACTGATTCCTCAAATGGGGTGGTGAACGAGTCATTCCCTAAGCCTGTTGTGACCGTTAACATCGAGCCTGAGTCAAATGTGGTGCAGCAGGACATTGTAGACATGTACATGAAAAGCATGCAGCAGTTCACAGAGTCTTTGGCGAAAATGAAGCTTCCTATGGACTTTGAAAGTGGACCAACTAGTTCAGGAAACTCAAGCTCCGAACAGAAGATACAGACACCAAAGAGCTCCAACTCCCGTGTGTTTTACGGCAGCAGGGCTTTCTTCTGA